GGCAATGGGAGGCCAATCATGGCACTGAACCTGCGTGCGCTGATCGCGCGATTGAACACCACCGTCCGCGGCGCGATGGAAGGCGCGGCCGGCCTTTGCATGTCGCGCGGCCACTACGAAGTGGAAGTGGAACACGTGCTGGCCAAGCTGATGGAGGTGGAGAACAGCGACATCCGCCGCATCCTGCGCCAGTTCGAGATCGCGCCGGAGGCGCTGGAACGCGAACTCGGCAAGGCGTTGGACGGCTTCAAGACCGGCAACCAGCGCACCCCGGCGCTGTCGGCGATGATCCCGAAGCTGTTCGAGGCGGCCTGGGGCTGGGCCTCGATCGAGTACGGCGAGGCGAAGATCCGCAGCGGCCACGTGCTGGTCGCCCTGCTGGCGGATTCGGAACTGCGCAGGCTGGTCAGCGTCAGCGCGCGCTCGCTGGAGAAGATCAATCTCGAGACCCTGACCAAGAATTTCCACGCGCTGACCGAAGCCTCCAGCGAAGCCAAGGATGCGCGCGCCCTCGGCGATGCCGGCGGCGCGATCGGCGGCGACGCGGCCTCGCCCGGCGCCGCCGGCGGTGGTGGCAGGCCGAGCAAGACGCCGAACCTGGACCAGTACTGCATCAACCTCACCCAGCGCGCACGCGAAGGCAAGCTGGACCCCGTGCTGGGCCGCGATTCCGAAATCCGCCTGATGATCGACGTGCTCACCCGGCGCAGGCAGAACAACCCGATCCTCACCGGCGAGGCCGGCGTCGGCAAGACCGCGGTGGTCGAGGGCCTGGCCCTGCGCATTTCGCAGGACGACGTGCCGCCGCAGCTGAAGGGCGTGGAACTGCTCTCGCTCGACCTCGGCCTGCTGCAGGCCGGCGCCAGCGTGAAGGGCGAATTCGAGAACCGGCTGAAGGGGGTGATCGAGGAGGTCAAGTCCAGCCCGAAGCCGATCATCATGTTCATCGACGAGGCGCATACCCTGATCGGCGCCGGCGGCGCGGCCGGCCAGAACGATGCGGCCAACCTGCTGAAGCCGGCGCTGGCGCGCGGCGAGATGCGCACCATCGCCGCCACCACGTGGAGCGAATACAAGAAATACTTCGAGAAGGACCCCGCCCTCACCCGCCGCTTCCAGGTGGTCAAGGTCGACGAACCCGACGACGACAAGGCGGTCTCGATGCTGCGCGGCGTCGGCCAGGCGATGGCCGCGCACCACAAGGTGCGCATCCTCGACGAGGCGATCGTCGAAGCGGTGAAGCTCAGCTCGCGCTTCATCCCCGGCCGGCAACTGCCGGACAAGGCGGTCAGCGTGCTGGACACCGCCTGCGCCAAGATCGCGATCGGCCAGAACGCCACCCCGGCGCGGATCGAGGACGCCAAGCGACGGCTCGACGTGCTCGCCACCGAACGCGCGCAGCTCGACAAGGAAACCGCCGGCGGCAGCGACCATGGCAAGCGCCTGGGCGAAATCGCCGAGGAAACCGCGAAGCTGACCGAAGCGCTGGCCGCGGACGAGGCCCGCTTCGCCCAGGAAAAAGAGTTGGTGGCGAAGATCCACGCCGAACTGGACAAGGTCGAGGCGCTGGCCGCCGACGATCCCGCCCGCGCCGACGCGGTGGCCACGCTCAATGCATTGCGCGGCGAACTGAAGGCGCTGCAGGGCTTCGAGCCGATGATCCTGCCGGTAGTGGATTCCTCCGCAGTGGCGCAGATCATCGCCGGCTGGACCGGCATCCCGGTCGGGCGCATGGTCGCCGACGAGATCCAGACCGTGTTGAAGCTCAAGGACGCGCT
Above is a genomic segment from Thermomonas aquatica containing:
- the tssH gene encoding type VI secretion system ATPase TssH; the encoded protein is MALNLRALIARLNTTVRGAMEGAAGLCMSRGHYEVEVEHVLAKLMEVENSDIRRILRQFEIAPEALERELGKALDGFKTGNQRTPALSAMIPKLFEAAWGWASIEYGEAKIRSGHVLVALLADSELRRLVSVSARSLEKINLETLTKNFHALTEASSEAKDARALGDAGGAIGGDAASPGAAGGGGRPSKTPNLDQYCINLTQRAREGKLDPVLGRDSEIRLMIDVLTRRRQNNPILTGEAGVGKTAVVEGLALRISQDDVPPQLKGVELLSLDLGLLQAGASVKGEFENRLKGVIEEVKSSPKPIIMFIDEAHTLIGAGGAAGQNDAANLLKPALARGEMRTIAATTWSEYKKYFEKDPALTRRFQVVKVDEPDDDKAVSMLRGVGQAMAAHHKVRILDEAIVEAVKLSSRFIPGRQLPDKAVSVLDTACAKIAIGQNATPARIEDAKRRLDVLATERAQLDKETAGGSDHGKRLGEIAEETAKLTEALAADEARFAQEKELVAKIHAELDKVEALAADDPARADAVATLNALRGELKALQGFEPMILPVVDSSAVAQIIAGWTGIPVGRMVADEIQTVLKLKDALEERVIGQSHALDAIAQRVRTSRANLEDPDKPKGVFLLVGTSGVGKTETAIALADALYGGERSMITIAMSEYQEAHTVSSLKGSPPGYVGYGEGGVLTEAVRRRPYSVVLLDEIEKAHPDVLELFFQVFDKGRMEDGEGREIDFRNTLIILTSNAGTDLVMQACNASDEVPTVAYLNDLLKPELNRVFKPAFLGRTAIIPYYPLRDENMRKIVRLKLNKIGKRIKANHGAGFEYDEAVVDAIAKRCTEVDSGARNIDNILTGTVLPEVSGHVLEKMAEGGGIASIRIAVGEDGGFAYSVA